TATAACAAAAGATCCTCAATAACAATGGCCACTGATCCTATGCAGAAGGAACAGTGGCCATTATTGTTGAAGTAAAGGAGCAGTAATGTGGAATAAGCAAGTCGTAGATGCGTAGAAGACCCTTACTGTGCAATATACAATTTCTTTTTTAGAGGACTTCGAGAAGGGTTACAAAAAATGAATGGAAAAATTAAGAAAAATGGTATAATTGAATTTGGAATCGTTATATTCAGGGGGTGTTACGACTGATTAATAAAACAAGAATCTTTATTAGTTCTGCATATGAAAATGATTTAAAGGAACCTCGGAAAATAATTAAGAAACAATTAGAGGAAAACGGTCATGAAGTCCCTATATTTGAAGATGGTGATTTTGGAACCTGGGAGAAGGACACGCTAAAACAATGTTTGGATGTAGTAAGTGAATGTGACATCTTTGTACTGTTAATCAATAACAAGTCAGGTGCCAGCTCTCGACTTTTAGATGGCAATGTCACTCCAACATATCTAGAGTATAAAGCCGCTTTGCAACATAATAAACATATACTTGTTTTTGTGTCCCCGTTTGTTAAGCATAATTTTACTCTTTTAAGGAAAGAATTTGACAAACTGTACAAATCCTATCAAGAAACACACCATAGGATACCAAGTTCCCCATTTGACCCTCTGTCTGATTGGATAAATAGCGAGTTAAGTCAGGAAGGGACCTTTAAAGACCTGTTGGCTTTAACCGACCCATTTGTTTGGGCTTTCCTTTACGAAGTCTACCGAAATGGAAATTGGGTTTATGACTTTAATGTTGCAAGAGCAGAAGAACAAGCAAAAAATATATCTTCAATGCTAAGTACAACTCTACGATCTGTAGTAGGTTTAGTTTCTGAAAGAGAACAAATAGAGGAATTAAAAGGACAAGCATCTTACTTATTAGCTTATGCTGATTATACTTTGCAATTATTAGAAATAAGAAATGATATCTCTGAAAATGGAGTGAAAACATGGTCCTATTTCCTTGAACAAGGTATTCGCTTTTTAAGAGGACCATTAGAGATTATCCAGGCTAGAGATATAAATCCTATGGCAGTAAATTCAAGTAATGGATGTTTTGCTGCTTCACTGTACACTATAGATAAAGATTCAGACAGAATGTTATCTTTAGTAGGTTCAACCGATGAAATAGATCCAGATCATTTTTACAAGTTAGATGAAAAAGACGTTTATGTTGTAGAAGCATATAATAACCAAGTAAGGTTAATAACATTCCGTGAAGAAAAACAAATGTTATACGTCACCGAACCTCTAGGGAATTTTGTTTTGTGTCTTCATTTTAAGTTAAATGTACCTTGGAATGTGAATCAGGTTAAGGCTTACGAAGATGAGATCCAATATGCTATAATAGACCAACACGAATACTTCTTTGATTATTTCAAAGGGTTAATTTTAGGAGGGTGAACATGAAAAAAGAATTTGTAAATTATAAGAGTGATGACACAATAATTATCAAGCGTTCCCCTGTTCTAAGTGCAAAAACTAAAGCTACACGGATGACAGGGGGAATTAAAGTATCACCTGCTTCTTCAGTATTAAATGGAACTGTAAGATCAAACTTTAAAGCTGGAAAGAGCTTACGAAATTCCATAAGTGAAAACATTAATTCTCTTGATAAAGTCTTAGTGGAATCAAACAAGATACTACCATATAGAAAAAAGGTTAAAGTTGTAGGAACTAATTAAAGAATATGTAAAAGGGATTTGAAACAATTCAAATCTCTTTTTTATTTTATGTGGGAGTTCGTTTTTATATTTGTTTACTTACTTAAATTTATAAATGAAAACTACTCTTGCTATAACCCATATAGAAAAAGGACAATCTAAAAAATCAATCATACTTATATAACCCAACGAGGGCTAATAAAGAATTAGAAAAACAATCCTATTAAATTTATTTGCATCACAGTACAACAATACTACGCAATTGAAAAATGCTATTCATCAAATAATTGTCCGGTTGGAAATAACAGTGAAAAGACTTTTAAAAACAGAAGAGGGAGGAAACTCTCGCTTAATTTTCAAAATAAACTTCGTGTAAAATCTCTCTTTTACGAATAGTTAAATATAGATAAGAAAACAAATGTTTGGTATAATTAAACGAGAAAAGGAACTTGGGCAGGCATTTATGCTCAGCACCAAGTTCCTTCAAATTCTCTTTTTATATTAGTATAAACAAATAATAACAGAACATTTTTGACTTTGCAAGCCAAGGAGTTGTCAAATGAAAGCTAAACTCAATAACTCATTACTAATGGAACATTATAATTTAGAAACTGAAGGTCAATGTTTATTTGTACAAAAATGGAGTGAAATGTTTTTTTTCAAAACCATAAATACTTATCAATTTAGACTAAGGAATGCTCATACAATATTAATTGAAACAAAGCAAGTACTAACGATGGTAAAAGAACAATTAATATCTCCTTCAAACCTAAAAGACCTAATTCAAGAGTGTAAAAAGCATTTAGAAAGAGATTTATGTCTCAGGATGTATTACACAGATCTTTTACCTACCCTTATCAAGGGATTAAAAGTAAGTTCGAATTTTGCAGAGAATAAAAGCGACATTCTACAGCTTGAATATCGACTTAATAACGCTTTACAAATAATTTCAAGTACATATAGTAATAATTTAATTGCTCAACTCGAAAAATCCATTGCTCAAAATCATCAAGAAGAAATTGAACACTTTTCTGAATTGTTAGCCAGCGAACTAGTTTATTTTGGTTGGGCTCCAAGAAGTTTATCTCGCCTTGTAAATCTACATTTTTTGCCTAGATTTAATAAGACTTCTACATTCAATGAGAAATGGAACCAATTTATATCTGCAATTACTCAAAGTACAGGAATTTTCCATTGTTACTTCAAATTAGATAATTCTGAACAAGAATATATAACAAGCCTAATTGCTTCAGATATTACTGTTGTTAGTGGTGAGGAAATACTAAGAACATTCGCAGGTATAAATACACTTATACAGGAAGATAGCAAATATATAATGGAAAGAACGGAAGCATTTAAAGATGATTTACATACTGCTGTAGAAAATTGTTTATATCAACTGTCTACAAAACAGTCTGTTTTATCATATTTCAATATAGATCTAGAGAATTTTATTAATACTCTTGTTGTGTTCCCTAATGAGGATAAAATTACTAATTACTCAATTGAACAGGAAACAAACCTTGAAGTAGAGCCA
This genomic interval from Metabacillus schmidteae contains the following:
- a CDS encoding DUF4062 domain-containing protein, translating into MLRLINKTRIFISSAYENDLKEPRKIIKKQLEENGHEVPIFEDGDFGTWEKDTLKQCLDVVSECDIFVLLINNKSGASSRLLDGNVTPTYLEYKAALQHNKHILVFVSPFVKHNFTLLRKEFDKLYKSYQETHHRIPSSPFDPLSDWINSELSQEGTFKDLLALTDPFVWAFLYEVYRNGNWVYDFNVARAEEQAKNISSMLSTTLRSVVGLVSEREQIEELKGQASYLLAYADYTLQLLEIRNDISENGVKTWSYFLEQGIRFLRGPLEIIQARDINPMAVNSSNGCFAASLYTIDKDSDRMLSLVGSTDEIDPDHFYKLDEKDVYVVEAYNNQVRLITFREEKQMLYVTEPLGNFVLCLHFKLNVPWNVNQVKAYEDEIQYAIIDQHEYFFDYFKGLILGG